The genomic region AGGAGTACGCCTTTTTTCATGTGTATGAGGTAGTTAAGAGGGGATTCTCAATTATGTCCGGTTTTCCTATTCCGGCTCACCAAATTTAACCACTGCTATTTCATCTGCCTATGGGCTCTAAGCTTTTTTTCGGCTGGAATACACTTTTATTAAATAGGTTATATTGAATACTGTTTAACTACTAAAAATACTATTTGTTAAGGCTATTCGCTGCCCGTCTGATATATTGGCTGATGCGTATGCTGAACAAAAGCAATTCTTCCCGGTTTGCCCAACTATGTCCGTAACCGTCTGCCGCAAAGAACATTTCAACGCTGCCCACCGTCTGCACAATCCGGCTTGGAGCCCGGAGCAAAACCAGCAGGTGTTCGGCAAATGCAACAACCCCAGCTACCATGGCCACAATTACGAGCTGATTGTGCGCCTGACCGGCGAAATAGACCCAGATACGGGCTACGTGTACGATATGAAGCGCCTGAGTGACCTCATCAAGCGCGAGATTCTGGATACCTTTGATCACCGGAACCTCAACCTCGACACCGAAGAATTCCGTCACCTGAATCCTACTGCCGAGAACATGGCCGTAGTCATCTGGAACCGGCTGCGGACCCACATTGAGTCCCGGCTCTCCCTCTCGGTCACGCTGTATGAGACCGAACGCAACTTTGTAGAATACCATGGCTAATTCTGTGCCCGCGCCGGACGGCGACCTCCGCCTCACCACCGACGCGCACCTGCCCACCAATTTGCATACCCCCCTCCGCCCCGATGCATTCGCGCTGAGCGACGACGAAAAGATTTCTGGTATCACGGAGCACTTCCGTGAAATCATGCTGCTGCTAGGCCTCGACCTGACCGACGACAGCCTGGCCGGCACGCCGCGCCGGGTGGCCAAAATGTACGTGCAGGAGTGGTTCCGGGGCCTCAACCCCGAGCACCGCCCTGAGGTGCGGCTGTTTGAGAACCGCTACCAGTACTCGCAGCTGCTGCTGGAGCGCGACATCACGCTGTTTTCGTGCTGCGAGCATCACTTCGTGCCCATCATCGGCAAGGCGCACGTGGCGTACCTGCCCGGCGACAACGTGGTAGGCCTCAGCAAGCTCAACCGGGTGGTGCAGTACTATGCCCGCCGCCCGCAGGTGCAGGAGCGACTCACGCGCCAGATTGCCGAGGAGCTCAAGCAGACCCTGCACACCGACAACGTGGCCGTGCTCATCGAGGCCGACCACCTGTGCGTGATGAGCCGCGGCGTAAACGACACCAGCAGCTCGACCATCACGGCCGAGTACAGCGGGGCGTTTGCCGAAGATGCCACGCTGCGGGCCGAATTTCTCCGCCTGCTCGGTAAATGAGTTCCGGGTTTCTGCTTACTTGTCTCTAGTTTTGACGAACTCGTTGCGGCGTCTGGTAGCAGACACCGCAACCCGTTGGCCAGCAGCGCAGCCAATATCCAGAAAAACGGTATACGCACCAGAAACTCCCGAAAATGTCCCGAAAAGTTCTCATCAGCGGCGGTACCGGCATGATCGGTACCCGCCTTGCCGAGATGCTCATTGATGCCGGCTACGAAGTAGCGCTGCTCAGCCGGCAGACCGCCAACAGCCACTACCGCAGCTTCCGCTGGGACCCGCGCGCCGGCACCATCGACGAGGCCGCCATTCCCTACGCCGACTATGTGGTGAACCTGGCCGGCTCTAGCGTGTCAGACGGCAAGTGGACCGATGAGCGCAAGCGCGACATCATGACCAGCCGCCTGGGCGGCACGGCGCTGCTGGCCCGCGAGCTGGCTAAGCCTGGCCACCACGTCCGGGCCTTCGTGTCGGCTTCGGCTATCGGCATCTATGGCGACAGCGCCGACCGGGTGGTGAACGAGGAAACGCCCGCCGCTTCCGCCGACGACTTCCTGGCCGACGTGTCGCGGCAGTGGGAGTTGGCCGCGCAGGACGTGGAGAAACTAGGGATTCGGACCGTTATCAGCCGCATCGGCATCGTGCTCAGCCCCGAGGGCGGCGCGCTGGTGCCGCTGGCCCGCACCGTGAAGCTGATGGCCGGCGCGCCGCTGGGCTCGGGCAAGCAGTTTATGTCCTGGATTCACCTCGACGACCTCTGCCGCCTGATTATCCAGATGCTGGAGGAGCCCAAGTGGGAAGGCACCTACAACGCCGTGGCACCGCACCCGGTCACGAACGAGGAGTTTACCAAAACCCTGGCCGACGTGCTGCACCGCCCGCTGGTGCTGCCCAAAGTGCCGGAGTTTGCCCTGAACCTGATGATGGGCGAGATGAGCGAAATCGTGCTGGCCTCGCAGCGCGTAAGTGCCGAGAAGGTGCTGCGCCAGGGCTTCACGTTTGAATATCCGAACCTGAAGCCCGCGCTGGAATCGTTTTACGGCGAGGGTTAAGCAGTTTCACAGCTCAGTGATATGCTTTTGTCGTTGCCTGCCAAGGCATATCTCAGGTAACCTATAGCTCTGGTATGTGCCGAAATGTAAGCGCCAGACAGATTTTCTTCCGGCATGAGAATAATCGGTGCTCTGCTCCTGGCAGCTTCGCTATCTGCTTGTGACGCTCTTACAAAAGAGATATGCGGTGAGCTATCGGGCAAACATAAGACCTACGTTGAGCGTCTAAACCAGACGTATAAGGACCGGATGCAGGTTCAGCAAGTCCCTTGTTACCCTGGATATTTACAGGTGAAGTGCTTGTCTGTTGTTTCCAACACAACGCTTGACTCAATTGAAACGTCTGCCGGCAAACTCGGATGGGTG from Hymenobacter canadensis harbors:
- a CDS encoding 6-pyruvoyl trahydropterin synthase family protein, whose amino-acid sequence is MSVTVCRKEHFNAAHRLHNPAWSPEQNQQVFGKCNNPSYHGHNYELIVRLTGEIDPDTGYVYDMKRLSDLIKREILDTFDHRNLNLDTEEFRHLNPTAENMAVVIWNRLRTHIESRLSLSVTLYETERNFVEYHG
- the folE gene encoding GTP cyclohydrolase I FolE, translating into MANSVPAPDGDLRLTTDAHLPTNLHTPLRPDAFALSDDEKISGITEHFREIMLLLGLDLTDDSLAGTPRRVAKMYVQEWFRGLNPEHRPEVRLFENRYQYSQLLLERDITLFSCCEHHFVPIIGKAHVAYLPGDNVVGLSKLNRVVQYYARRPQVQERLTRQIAEELKQTLHTDNVAVLIEADHLCVMSRGVNDTSSSTITAEYSGAFAEDATLRAEFLRLLGK
- a CDS encoding TIGR01777 family oxidoreductase, with the translated sequence MSRKVLISGGTGMIGTRLAEMLIDAGYEVALLSRQTANSHYRSFRWDPRAGTIDEAAIPYADYVVNLAGSSVSDGKWTDERKRDIMTSRLGGTALLARELAKPGHHVRAFVSASAIGIYGDSADRVVNEETPAASADDFLADVSRQWELAAQDVEKLGIRTVISRIGIVLSPEGGALVPLARTVKLMAGAPLGSGKQFMSWIHLDDLCRLIIQMLEEPKWEGTYNAVAPHPVTNEEFTKTLADVLHRPLVLPKVPEFALNLMMGEMSEIVLASQRVSAEKVLRQGFTFEYPNLKPALESFYGEG